In Alphaproteobacteria bacterium, one genomic interval encodes:
- a CDS encoding pilus assembly protein TadG-related protein, whose translation MLWIVFTAAQAALIRRVTMGVMWIWPAFRALLVRFKRSRRGAIAAFLAVSIVPLVAVTGLAIDTTRGYLVKSRLSAALDAAGLAGGRVMFSPERDGDIQMFFDTNFPPGYMGATLSGPVVTINTSAETLTLDASATIPTSFMSVVGIQDMTVTASTVIRRAAKGMELILVMDNTGSMRSNGKMDAMKGAATDLIDILYGEREVVEDFWVGLVPYTVAVNVGAQHTDWLTGYNPVDYVPTAWKGCVEARPAPFDQTDNAPGTAGEPLWTPFFYPAASDNNWPPVNETNGAQNNGTGPNLGCGPEITPLVPDKTTIQAAIDEMLPWHRGGTMGNLGLVWGWRSISPKWRGVWGAPSPAELPLDYGTPLMEKVVIMLTDGQNQWYDHPPSGPDNSDYGAYGRLGWGILGTTNAGAAETEINARMLAVCTAMKAEGIRIYTITFQQNNGTLQNLYRDCATAPGMYYNSPSNAELQDAFHQIAEDLSNLRIER comes from the coding sequence ATGCTGTGGATTGTGTTTACCGCCGCGCAAGCCGCGCTGATACGGAGAGTGACCATGGGTGTTATGTGGATCTGGCCAGCTTTCAGGGCGCTGCTTGTGCGCTTCAAACGCTCTCGGCGCGGCGCCATTGCTGCCTTCCTGGCCGTGTCCATCGTGCCACTGGTCGCGGTCACTGGCCTGGCAATCGACACCACCCGCGGTTACCTGGTGAAGTCACGCCTGTCGGCGGCACTGGATGCGGCAGGGCTGGCGGGCGGCCGGGTGATGTTTTCGCCGGAACGCGACGGCGATATTCAGATGTTTTTCGATACGAACTTTCCGCCGGGCTATATGGGTGCGACGCTCAGCGGCCCGGTGGTGACGATCAATACATCGGCGGAGACGCTTACCCTGGACGCTTCGGCGACCATCCCCACCAGCTTCATGAGCGTGGTGGGGATCCAGGACATGACGGTCACGGCCAGTACGGTCATTCGCCGCGCCGCCAAAGGTATGGAGTTGATCCTGGTGATGGACAATACAGGGTCCATGCGCTCCAACGGCAAGATGGACGCCATGAAAGGCGCCGCCACGGACCTCATCGACATTCTCTATGGCGAGCGCGAGGTGGTGGAGGATTTCTGGGTCGGCCTGGTGCCCTATACCGTCGCGGTCAATGTCGGAGCGCAACATACGGACTGGTTGACGGGATACAACCCCGTGGACTATGTACCGACCGCGTGGAAGGGGTGTGTGGAAGCCCGCCCCGCACCCTTCGATCAGACAGACAATGCGCCCGGTACTGCCGGTGAGCCTCTATGGACCCCGTTCTTCTATCCGGCGGCCAGCGACAACAACTGGCCGCCGGTGAATGAGACCAATGGCGCGCAGAACAATGGCACCGGTCCCAATCTCGGGTGTGGTCCGGAAATTACTCCGCTGGTGCCTGACAAGACCACCATTCAGGCAGCCATCGACGAGATGCTGCCGTGGCACCGTGGCGGCACCATGGGCAATCTCGGTCTGGTATGGGGCTGGCGCTCGATCTCGCCAAAGTGGCGCGGCGTGTGGGGCGCGCCATCGCCGGCTGAACTGCCGCTGGACTATGGAACGCCGCTTATGGAGAAAGTGGTCATCATGCTGACCGATGGTCAGAACCAGTGGTATGACCATCCGCCGTCCGGTCCGGACAACTCCGACTATGGCGCCTACGGTCGTCTTGGCTGGGGCATACTGGGCACGACCAATGCTGGTGCGGCGGAAACAGAAATCAATGCGCGTATGCTGGCGGTCTGCACGGCCATGAAAGCGGAGGGCATCCGCATCTATACGATCACGTTTCAGCAGAACAACGGCACATTGCAGAATCTCTACCGCGACTGCGCGACGGCGCCCGGCATGTACTACAACTCGCCTAGCAATGCGGAACTGCAGGACGCGTTTCATCAGATCGCCGAGGATCTGAGTAATCTGCGGATAGAACGTTAG
- a CDS encoding Flp family type IVb pilin: MIRFIHRFYRNESGATAIEYGLIAALVSVAAIGALTAMGGDLNTMFTTVSAALNAAVGGGGAPAP, encoded by the coding sequence ATGATTCGTTTCATCCATCGCTTCTACCGGAACGAGAGCGGCGCAACGGCCATTGAATACGGCCTGATCGCGGCGCTTGTCTCGGTGGCCGCCATTGGCGCTCTGACTGCCATGGGCGGTGACCTGAATACGATGTTCACCACCGTGTCCGCCGCGCTGAACGCCGCGGTTGGCGGCGGCGGCGCACCGGCGCCGTAA
- a CDS encoding prepilin peptidase — translation MTAYESLQALTLIAFVGLLVWAALQDLLTFTIPNAIPAVLVLLYPFHVLVAEPHPAWLMSTAIAGVVLALGMGLFALGLFGGGDAKLLAALALWAGPSQILPTLFVIALAGGVLSVLAWLPQIERLKFAPVRMRPSPGTRFKSRREVPYGLAIAAGGLVLSVHLIAA, via the coding sequence ATGACGGCCTACGAAAGTCTGCAGGCTCTGACCCTGATTGCCTTTGTCGGGTTGCTCGTCTGGGCGGCCCTGCAGGATCTGCTGACCTTTACGATTCCCAATGCCATTCCTGCCGTCCTTGTCCTGCTGTACCCGTTTCATGTGCTGGTCGCCGAACCCCACCCTGCATGGCTGATGAGCACCGCAATAGCGGGCGTGGTTCTGGCCTTGGGGATGGGTCTGTTTGCCCTTGGTCTGTTCGGCGGTGGCGATGCGAAGCTGCTGGCGGCCCTGGCGTTGTGGGCAGGACCGTCTCAGATCCTGCCAACTCTATTCGTCATCGCCCTTGCCGGCGGGGTGCTGTCCGTCCTGGCCTGGCTGCCACAGATTGAACGCCTGAAGTTCGCCCCTGTCCGTATGCGGCCAAGCCCCGGCACTCGGTTCAAGTCACGACGTGAAGTGCCCTATGGCCTGGCTATCGCCGCCGGCGGACTTGTTCTGTCCGTGCACCTGATTGCCGCCTAA
- the cpaB gene encoding Flp pilus assembly protein CpaB: MPSPRTLLLIVLALVVAGTTALMARGWIQSERQALAGLTRPVIVEADLTEILVAARDIPAGTFVTESHLRWQAWPADNLSDTYVVQSDDAGEIFVGAVVRSGIAEGEPITTGRVVRPGDRGFLAAVLQPGHRAISVAVNATSGISGFVFPGDRVDLILTHAVQYEDRPPRHAAETIMSDVRVLAIDQSTDDQEGEPTLAKTATLEVTPRQAEVIGVASELGHLSLSLRSMATAETPDILRTFTWDSQASRLIPFDATGRVVRVVVSRGNKEEIVELGAP; this comes from the coding sequence GTGCCATCACCCAGAACACTGCTGCTTATCGTCCTGGCTCTGGTTGTCGCCGGCACCACCGCCCTGATGGCTCGTGGCTGGATTCAATCCGAGCGCCAGGCCCTGGCCGGCCTGACCCGGCCGGTGATCGTCGAGGCAGACCTGACGGAGATACTGGTTGCCGCCCGCGATATTCCGGCCGGTACTTTCGTCACCGAGTCGCACCTCAGGTGGCAGGCCTGGCCGGCTGACAATCTGTCGGACACCTATGTGGTGCAAAGCGACGACGCAGGCGAGATTTTCGTCGGTGCGGTTGTGCGTAGCGGCATAGCCGAAGGCGAACCGATCACAACAGGACGGGTTGTGCGTCCCGGCGACCGCGGGTTTCTTGCCGCGGTGCTGCAGCCCGGTCACCGGGCCATCTCCGTCGCCGTCAATGCCACCTCCGGCATCTCCGGATTTGTCTTTCCGGGCGACCGGGTCGACCTAATCCTGACTCATGCGGTGCAGTATGAAGACCGGCCGCCACGCCATGCCGCAGAAACCATTATGTCCGATGTGCGTGTCCTGGCCATAGACCAGAGCACGGACGATCAGGAAGGTGAGCCGACCCTGGCCAAGACAGCGACACTGGAGGTAACCCCCCGCCAGGCGGAGGTTATCGGTGTCGCCAGCGAGCTGGGTCATCTCTCGCTCAGCCTGCGCAGCATGGCGACCGCCGAGACGCCGGACATCCTCCGTACCTTTACCTGGGACAGCCAGGCCAGCCGCCTGATTCCATTCGACGCCACGGGACGCGTCGTGCGCGTCGTGGTCAGCCGCGGCAACAAGGAAGAAATTGTCGAGCTCGGAGCCCCCTGA
- a CDS encoding type II and III secretion system protein family protein produces MTSSIRSWWTLARQHAVGFAVAVVLSAVAVALPVTESHGQATSLTPASEAIMLEAGKGMLLRLEGAAASVFVADAKIADIDVKSSRLIYLFGVTPGETTLYAVGADDSVLASVEVQVSHNIARLQSAIRNLAPNSTVDARSLNGSVILSGMALSAAEAEEIRRMTVQLVTSPDQIINQMRVASPNQINLRVKVAEVSREVTKNLGFSLDAVGTPGGSVIGLVTGLFTPGPGGILGGRPSVFETFSGGAAFGNISPGSFDINGLIDALEEEGLISVLAEPNLTALSGETASFLAGGEFPIPVPQSGDRITIQFKNFGVSLAFTPTLLADGRINLRVRPEVSQLSVAGSIEIGGLTIPALTTRRAETTVELGSGQSFAIAGLLQNNTTHDLQKFPGLGDIPILGTLFRSTRFQRDESELVIIVTPYIVQPSNRQLALPTDGLTAPSDYQRIVSGQAYSPSLPPPPTGPVSSGGNSLAGPAGFILY; encoded by the coding sequence ATGACCAGCTCCATCCGGTCCTGGTGGACCCTGGCAAGGCAGCATGCGGTCGGTTTTGCCGTGGCCGTCGTCCTGTCGGCTGTAGCCGTGGCGCTACCGGTGACGGAGTCCCATGGCCAGGCCACGAGCCTGACTCCGGCCAGCGAAGCGATCATGCTTGAGGCCGGCAAAGGCATGTTGCTGCGGCTGGAGGGGGCAGCGGCCTCCGTCTTTGTGGCCGACGCCAAGATCGCAGACATAGACGTCAAATCATCGCGGCTCATCTACCTGTTCGGTGTGACGCCCGGCGAAACCACGCTGTACGCGGTGGGCGCAGACGATTCCGTGCTGGCCAGCGTCGAAGTCCAGGTCAGCCACAATATCGCCCGCCTGCAGTCCGCCATCCGAAACCTGGCGCCCAACTCCACCGTAGATGCCCGTTCGCTCAATGGCTCTGTGATCCTGTCCGGCATGGCCCTGTCGGCTGCCGAGGCGGAAGAAATCCGCCGCATGACCGTGCAGCTCGTCACGTCGCCGGACCAGATCATCAATCAGATGCGTGTGGCCAGCCCCAACCAGATCAACCTGCGGGTCAAAGTGGCCGAGGTGTCCCGTGAAGTCACAAAGAATCTCGGCTTCAGCCTGGACGCGGTGGGCACCCCCGGCGGTTCCGTCATCGGGCTGGTTACGGGCCTCTTCACACCAGGCCCGGGCGGCATTCTGGGCGGCCGTCCATCAGTGTTCGAGACCTTCTCCGGCGGCGCCGCCTTTGGCAACATTTCGCCGGGCAGCTTTGACATCAACGGCCTGATCGACGCCCTGGAAGAGGAAGGACTGATCTCGGTCCTGGCGGAGCCCAACCTGACCGCGCTGTCGGGCGAAACCGCTAGCTTTCTTGCGGGCGGTGAGTTCCCGATCCCGGTGCCGCAATCGGGCGACCGGATCACCATTCAGTTCAAGAACTTCGGCGTATCCCTGGCCTTCACCCCAACGCTTCTGGCGGACGGGCGGATCAATCTGCGGGTGCGGCCGGAGGTCAGCCAGTTGTCAGTGGCCGGCTCTATCGAAATCGGTGGCCTGACCATTCCAGCCCTGACCACACGACGGGCAGAGACAACGGTTGAACTGGGCTCCGGCCAGAGTTTCGCCATAGCCGGCCTGCTGCAGAACAACACCACTCACGATCTGCAGAAGTTTCCCGGTCTCGGCGACATTCCCATTCTCGGCACCCTGTTCCGCTCGACCCGCTTTCAGCGCGATGAAAGCGAACTCGTCATCATTGTGACGCCGTATATCGTCCAGCCATCCAACCGACAGCTTGCCCTGCCGACCGATGGCCTGACGGCGCCCAGCGACTATCAGCGGATCGTCTCGGGCCAGGCCTACAGTCCGTCCCTGCCGCCGCCGCCAACAGGCCCGGTGTCCAGCGGTGGCAATAGCCTGGCCGGTCCCGCCGGATTCATCCTGTACTAG
- a CDS encoding CpaD family pilus assembly lipoprotein — MTRSPGRRIGLLIAASLVLLSACSRTDAFHQAELPRTSEVTFVHFVYPVDFTPGTTFISVADETKLAVFVSTLTPGAADRFWIVADGNSPLERSRSMSLAALLGRTGIQAPIRPRQGGQSAGPDTGNSLTLVVERAIVTPPHCGHWPKPSGGDSTNQPLPLGCANASNLALMIADPRHLLFGSAPGAASAIQGSAAVGRYFNGTTYPLLDASTGSQE, encoded by the coding sequence ATGACACGCTCGCCGGGTCGCCGAATTGGCCTGCTGATTGCCGCCTCCCTGGTGTTGCTGAGCGCGTGCAGTCGCACAGATGCTTTCCACCAGGCGGAGTTGCCCCGCACAAGCGAGGTCACCTTCGTTCACTTCGTCTACCCCGTTGACTTCACGCCAGGCACTACGTTCATCAGCGTGGCGGACGAGACCAAACTGGCCGTATTCGTGTCGACCCTGACACCGGGCGCGGCCGACCGCTTCTGGATTGTCGCCGATGGCAACAGTCCTCTGGAGCGCAGTCGCTCCATGTCCCTTGCAGCCCTTTTGGGACGAACCGGCATCCAGGCGCCGATACGACCGCGGCAGGGCGGGCAAAGCGCAGGCCCAGATACAGGGAACAGCCTTACCCTTGTCGTCGAGCGGGCGATTGTGACGCCGCCACACTGTGGCCACTGGCCAAAACCGTCCGGCGGCGATTCAACCAATCAGCCATTGCCGCTGGGCTGCGCCAATGCATCCAACCTGGCGCTGATGATCGCCGACCCCCGCCACCTGCTGTTTGGCTCCGCACCGGGCGCCGCGTCCGCCATCCAGGGCAGCGCCGCCGTCGGTCGCTATTTCAACGGTACGACCTATCCCCTTCTGGATGCCAGCACGGGGTCACAGGAATGA
- a CDS encoding AAA family ATPase, translating into MNQALARAPHHAEHDDRAEPLLAFVSDAGSRQALSELALERDIPETLLAEGGIDDALAAAANGRHPRVLLADIDDAEDALRDIRTLTAALPQTRIIALGSKNDVSLYRALQAAGARDYLTKPLNGEELARILDSPDLPALTAAVAPRAGGKSLAVVGIRGGVGASTLSVNLAWLLAHKHRRPTALIDLDLQYGCCALALDLLPNHGLREVLESPSRIDEMLIASATIKESDQLDVLAGEEAFDDPATISPHALDILIHTLERDHEYVILDTPRSLAGQMTSLTETVDTLVLVTDLTLAGMRDTVRWLEQLGDVPGENRRLLVANRVGEAKTDITRREFERAVGVSIDLELPWDPRAQQAANTGKAMATMSGKSKLAHALAGGVAGLTGITVERRRGLRLFNRAAA; encoded by the coding sequence ATGAACCAAGCGCTGGCCCGTGCGCCGCACCATGCCGAGCACGATGATAGGGCCGAACCCCTGCTTGCCTTCGTCAGCGATGCCGGTTCGCGGCAAGCGCTCAGCGAGCTGGCGCTGGAACGGGACATTCCGGAGACGCTGCTGGCTGAGGGCGGTATAGATGACGCCCTGGCGGCGGCCGCTAACGGCCGCCACCCGCGTGTGCTGCTTGCCGACATAGACGATGCGGAAGACGCCCTGCGTGACATCCGGACCCTCACCGCCGCCTTGCCGCAAACGCGGATCATCGCGCTTGGCAGCAAGAATGACGTCTCTCTCTATCGCGCGCTGCAGGCCGCCGGCGCACGCGACTATCTGACCAAGCCGCTGAACGGCGAAGAGCTGGCGCGGATTCTCGACTCGCCGGACTTGCCGGCCCTGACAGCGGCCGTTGCACCCCGCGCCGGCGGCAAGTCTCTTGCGGTGGTCGGTATTCGCGGCGGAGTCGGCGCCAGCACCCTGTCTGTCAACCTGGCATGGCTTCTTGCCCACAAGCATCGGCGTCCGACCGCTCTAATTGATCTGGACCTGCAATACGGGTGCTGTGCACTGGCCCTGGATCTGCTGCCCAATCACGGCCTGCGCGAGGTTCTTGAGAGCCCGTCACGCATTGATGAAATGCTGATTGCCAGCGCTACCATCAAAGAGAGCGATCAGCTTGATGTTCTGGCGGGCGAAGAGGCGTTTGACGACCCGGCTACGATCAGCCCGCACGCACTGGACATCCTGATTCATACGCTTGAGCGCGACCACGAGTATGTGATTCTCGACACACCGCGCAGTCTTGCCGGCCAAATGACAAGCCTGACAGAAACCGTGGACACCCTGGTTCTGGTGACAGACCTGACACTGGCCGGTATGCGGGACACGGTGCGCTGGCTCGAACAACTTGGCGACGTTCCCGGTGAGAATCGGCGCTTGCTGGTGGCCAACCGTGTCGGTGAAGCGAAGACCGACATCACACGTCGTGAGTTCGAGCGTGCTGTCGGTGTGAGTATTGATCTGGAGTTGCCCTGGGACCCCCGCGCCCAGCAGGCGGCGAACACCGGCAAGGCCATGGCCACCATGTCAGGCAAGTCCAAGCTGGCACACGCACTGGCCGGCGGTGTGGCCGGGCTAACCGGTATTACCGTGGAGCGCCGACGCGGGCTGCGCCTGTTCAACCGGGCCGCCGCATGA
- a CDS encoding CpaF family protein, translating into MNIVRIEPGSKTGAPVQRPGGDLTTSADAAARSGLTAAGLLEAVADGDTADLARQVGDAIDDGLKQAGVKLSTIQRRQLAGRWLTTLRQQSRDARRAVQDSARAAALAPTTGLKTGPVMHDITVGNSETPEDPSHAFLTDTPSESVATSPEEDRATRNRDAIDQAKRQIQPVLINRIDVGTALTLDRTELRSQIHEVVGELLVERRIQLNKAEQGQLVASLMNDLLGLGPLEPLLADDSITDIMVNGPAQIYVERAGKLVLTDVRFENNVHVMNVATRIVTAIGRRIDESSPMVDARLADGSRVNIIIPPLAIDGPSISIRKFSKKNITLDVMAHQANLSADMSTTLKIAARSGLNILISGGTGSGKTTLLNALSRLIDPGERVVTIEDAAELQLQQPHVIRLETRPPNLEGGGEITMRDLVKNALRMRPDRIILGEIRGSEAVDMLQAMNTGHDGSMCTVHANNPREAMTRLENMVGMAGINLPAQAVRTQIAAAVDLIVQVERMRDGVRRITSIVEIVGMEGDVVTTQELFTFKFTGEGADGRLTGRFDSSGLRPHFAEKASYYGLDRTLIDTVARNSPPGAPLAGGGHG; encoded by the coding sequence ATGAACATCGTACGGATAGAGCCTGGGTCGAAAACCGGCGCTCCCGTACAACGGCCGGGCGGCGATCTGACCACCTCGGCAGACGCCGCGGCCCGTTCCGGGCTCACCGCGGCCGGTCTACTGGAGGCGGTCGCAGATGGTGACACGGCCGACCTGGCCCGCCAGGTAGGCGATGCCATTGACGACGGCTTGAAGCAAGCAGGCGTCAAGCTGTCAACCATCCAGCGACGCCAGTTGGCTGGCCGCTGGCTTACCACTTTGCGCCAGCAGAGCCGCGATGCCCGGCGTGCGGTGCAGGATTCGGCGCGCGCCGCCGCTTTGGCACCGACGACAGGACTAAAAACCGGCCCCGTGATGCACGATATCACGGTTGGCAATAGCGAGACACCAGAAGACCCGTCTCACGCGTTTCTAACAGACACACCGTCAGAATCCGTCGCGACTTCGCCGGAAGAGGACCGGGCAACCCGCAACCGCGATGCCATCGATCAGGCCAAACGGCAGATCCAGCCCGTGCTGATCAATCGCATCGATGTGGGGACCGCCCTTACCCTGGACCGCACGGAACTGCGCAGCCAGATCCACGAGGTCGTCGGCGAGCTTCTGGTCGAGCGTCGCATTCAGCTCAACAAGGCAGAACAAGGACAGCTTGTTGCCTCCTTGATGAACGACCTGCTGGGCCTCGGCCCGCTGGAGCCTCTGCTGGCTGACGACAGCATCACTGACATCATGGTCAACGGGCCGGCGCAAATCTATGTGGAGCGCGCCGGCAAGCTGGTGCTGACCGATGTCCGGTTCGAGAACAATGTTCATGTGATGAACGTGGCGACGCGGATCGTTACCGCCATCGGCCGCCGTATTGATGAATCCAGCCCCATGGTTGATGCCCGGCTGGCCGACGGCAGTCGTGTCAACATCATCATCCCACCGCTGGCAATTGATGGTCCTTCCATCTCCATCCGCAAGTTTTCGAAGAAGAACATCACCCTCGATGTCATGGCCCATCAGGCCAATCTGTCCGCCGACATGTCAACGACGCTCAAGATCGCAGCACGGTCGGGTCTCAATATTCTGATATCCGGCGGTACGGGGTCCGGCAAGACAACTCTGCTTAACGCGCTGTCGCGACTGATTGATCCGGGCGAACGCGTAGTCACTATCGAAGACGCCGCCGAGCTGCAATTGCAGCAACCCCACGTCATACGCCTGGAGACCCGCCCCCCAAACCTGGAAGGCGGCGGCGAAATCACCATGCGCGATTTGGTCAAGAACGCGCTGCGCATGCGGCCCGACCGTATCATTCTGGGCGAAATTCGTGGTTCGGAAGCGGTTGACATGCTTCAGGCCATGAATACCGGGCATGACGGGTCCATGTGTACGGTCCATGCCAACAACCCACGCGAAGCCATGACGCGCCTGGAAAACATGGTGGGCATGGCGGGCATCAACCTTCCCGCCCAGGCAGTCCGGACGCAGATCGCCGCAGCGGTTGACCTGATTGTTCAGGTGGAACGCATGCGCGATGGCGTCCGCCGCATTACCAGCATTGTGGAAATTGTCGGCATGGAAGGCGATGTGGTGACCACACAGGAGCTGTTCACCTTCAAGTTTACCGGCGAGGGAGCCGATGGTCGTCTGACCGGGCGATTCGACTCGTCCGGCCTGCGCCCGCACTTTGCCGAGAAGGCCTCGTACTACGGCCTCGACCGCACACTGATTGACACCGTCGCCCGCAACAGCCCGCCGGGCGCCCCGCTCGCCGGTGGCGGCCATGGCTGA
- a CDS encoding type II secretion system F family protein, with the protein MAESGSLVLLIFAGTTIALLALGFAVAGGNRRLRSRLERQVLRVRGGAHTLVHGPSLRRDQHGGPWERLARRFLPKPETLRQRLQRTGRPITLAQYATVMVAVGAAAALLVRLMFGMPLAVSVVAGVAGGFALPHILVGRVIARRQAKFLAAFPEAIDLIVRGLRSGLPVSQTIAGIEDELPGPIGEEFRFASEAVRFGQTLEVAVWEMARRMALPEVNFFAVSLGVQRETGGNLGETLSNLGDILRRRRHMRLKVKAMSSEARASAMIIGSLPFLMFVAIMLVNPDYASALFEDSRGIMMLGVGLTSMGIGALVMAKMVRFKI; encoded by the coding sequence ATGGCTGAAAGCGGCTCCCTTGTCCTGCTGATCTTTGCCGGCACGACCATCGCCCTGCTGGCCCTGGGGTTCGCTGTCGCCGGCGGCAATCGTCGCCTGCGCAGCCGGCTGGAACGCCAGGTTCTGCGGGTGCGCGGCGGCGCCCACACCCTGGTGCACGGCCCGTCCCTGCGGCGCGACCAGCATGGCGGCCCATGGGAGCGACTGGCCCGCCGCTTCCTGCCCAAGCCCGAAACCCTGCGCCAGCGCCTGCAGCGCACCGGCCGCCCCATCACCCTGGCGCAGTACGCAACCGTCATGGTGGCGGTCGGTGCAGCCGCGGCTTTGCTTGTCCGTCTTATGTTCGGCATGCCTCTGGCCGTCTCTGTAGTCGCTGGCGTCGCCGGCGGATTCGCCCTGCCCCACATACTGGTGGGACGGGTTATCGCCCGCCGCCAGGCAAAATTTCTGGCGGCTTTCCCAGAAGCCATCGACCTGATCGTACGCGGATTGCGATCCGGCCTGCCTGTGTCCCAGACCATCGCCGGTATCGAGGATGAATTGCCCGGACCCATTGGCGAGGAGTTTCGCTTCGCCTCTGAGGCCGTGCGCTTCGGGCAGACACTGGAAGTCGCCGTATGGGAGATGGCGCGGCGGATGGCTCTGCCGGAAGTCAACTTCTTTGCGGTCAGCCTGGGCGTACAGCGCGAGACCGGCGGCAATCTGGGCGAGACCCTGTCAAACCTGGGCGACATTCTGCGACGACGCCGTCACATGCGGCTCAAAGTCAAAGCCATGAGCTCCGAAGCGCGGGCCAGCGCCATGATTATCGGCTCGCTGCCCTTCCTCATGTTTGTCGCCATCATGCTGGTCAACCCCGACTATGCCTCCGCCCTGTTCGAAGATTCCCGCGGCATCATGATGCTGGGAGTCGGGCTCACCAGCATGGGCATCGGCGCCCTGGTGATGGCCAAAATGGTGAGGTTCAAAATCTGA
- a CDS encoding type II secretion system F family protein, giving the protein MRFPDLPLGLAVEDAVALLAGLAAVIAVTAVWRAATERQPATGRARALSARKDALLGAMQTPRRRRGLRMESVSLVQQAVRFLRLQTGRQADQARAKLAQAGHRSRDALGLFLFAKVSLPLVAGLAAIVVFYAPQLIVLSDMGALAAAIGAVLAGAYGPDVFIRNMATKRRQAIQLTLPDALDLLVICTEAGLGLDAALARVARELNEASPELADELALAGIELGFMPERRMALDALAARVPLPGVRGLVTTLIQTERYGTPLAQALRVLAREMRDERLMKAEEKAARLPAVLTVPMVSFILPALFIVLIGPAVLRVIDTLGSM; this is encoded by the coding sequence ATGCGGTTTCCTGATCTGCCTTTGGGCCTGGCGGTGGAAGACGCCGTAGCCCTGTTGGCCGGGCTTGCCGCGGTCATCGCGGTGACTGCGGTGTGGCGTGCGGCAACGGAGCGCCAGCCTGCAACGGGGCGCGCGCGGGCGCTGTCGGCGCGCAAAGATGCCTTGCTCGGCGCCATGCAAACGCCGCGTCGCCGTCGTGGGCTGCGTATGGAGTCGGTCAGCCTGGTTCAGCAGGCCGTGCGATTCCTTCGCCTGCAGACCGGTCGTCAGGCCGACCAGGCACGGGCTAAACTGGCCCAGGCCGGCCACCGCAGCCGCGATGCACTGGGTCTTTTCCTGTTTGCCAAAGTCAGTCTGCCTCTGGTCGCCGGACTGGCCGCCATTGTGGTGTTCTACGCGCCGCAGCTCATTGTCCTGAGTGACATGGGCGCCCTGGCGGCAGCCATTGGTGCAGTGCTGGCCGGCGCCTACGGCCCGGACGTGTTCATCCGCAACATGGCGACAAAACGCCGCCAGGCGATCCAGTTGACCCTGCCGGATGCCCTTGATCTTCTGGTGATCTGTACCGAAGCCGGGCTGGGGCTGGATGCAGCGCTGGCGCGAGTCGCCCGGGAACTCAATGAGGCCAGCCCGGAACTGGCCGATGAATTGGCCCTGGCCGGAATTGAACTGGGTTTCATGCCGGAGCGCCGGATGGCCCTGGACGCCCTGGCCGCGCGCGTACCCCTACCCGGTGTGCGTGGCCTGGTGACGACGTTGATCCAGACCGAACGCTACGGTACGCCGCTGGCCCAGGCCCTGCGGGTGCTGGCCCGGGAAATGCGCGACGAGCGCCTGATGAAGGCGGAAGAGAAGGCGGCGCGCCTGCCGGCTGTCCTGACGGTGCCGATGGTCAGCTTTATTCTGCCGGCCCTGTTCATTGTCCTGATCGGTCCGGCCGTTCTGCGGGTCATCGACACGCTGGGGAGCATGTAG
- a CDS encoding pilus assembly protein: protein MRGIPLSRFRQAHDGSSLVEFAFVAPLFLMTLVGIIEIAMTLFVSSLLEGGLRDAARFGITGFTPAGVTREEAILDHIDQVTLGLIDPADIQIVAMIYPDFDQIGGEEPYDDTNTNGQWDVGESYNDINGNGQWDADMGQAGMGGPGDVVVYSLEAPWTIMTPLLSSVLGEDGQLMLRASIAVRNEPFLNAGVGG from the coding sequence ATGCGCGGCATCCCATTAAGCCGGTTCCGTCAAGCTCACGATGGCTCCAGCCTGGTCGAGTTCGCATTCGTCGCGCCGCTCTTCCTGATGACCCTGGTGGGTATCATCGAGATCGCCATGACCCTGTTTGTGTCGTCGCTTCTGGAAGGCGGCCTGCGCGATGCAGCGCGCTTTGGCATTACCGGCTTCACACCCGCCGGTGTCACCCGTGAGGAAGCGATCCTGGATCACATCGATCAGGTGACGCTGGGCCTGATTGATCCGGCAGATATACAGATCGTCGCCATGATCTACCCTGACTTCGACCAGATCGGTGGCGAAGAGCCCTATGACGACACCAACACCAACGGTCAGTGGGACGTGGGCGAGTCCTATAACGACATCAATGGCAACGGCCAGTGGGACGCCGATATGGGCCAGGCCGGCATGGGCGGCCCTGGCGACGTGGTGGTCTACAGCCTGGAGGCCCCGTGGACGATCATGACGCCGCTCCTGTCCAGTGTTCTGGGCGAAGACGGCCAACTCATGCTGCGCGCCTCGATTGCAGTTCGCAACGAGCCCTTTCTCAATGCCGGTGTCGGAGGATGA